A genomic stretch from Bacillus sp. N1-1 includes:
- a CDS encoding YetF domain-containing protein, with product MWQVVKSISQRRLAQVVIMIGIGSLLIQPIVGKNVFTTLLVGLSLVLTLVFVEYSQLKFDWLERFITGRSKILIKNGVLQENNLKKLRFTVDQLEMKLRQSQIHSISDVADATLEPNGQLGFQLKESKQPATNEEVAKIFEELKKINQVLRGNTPLVEPALQNSVDKKSTLFDEVGSNVHNPPVSDKLQ from the coding sequence GTGTGGCAGGTCGTAAAATCGATCTCCCAAAGGAGGCTTGCACAAGTTGTCATCATGATTGGGATTGGCTCATTACTTATTCAACCCATTGTAGGTAAGAACGTGTTTACGACACTATTAGTAGGCCTGTCACTTGTTTTAACTCTCGTTTTTGTTGAATATAGTCAGCTTAAATTTGATTGGCTAGAACGGTTTATTACTGGGCGCTCAAAGATTCTAATTAAAAATGGGGTTTTGCAAGAAAATAATCTTAAAAAATTGCGCTTTACTGTTGATCAGCTTGAAATGAAACTAAGACAATCACAAATTCACTCTATCTCGGATGTTGCTGATGCCACATTAGAGCCCAATGGGCAGCTTGGATTTCAGCTTAAAGAATCGAAGCAACCTGCGACGAACGAAGAGGTAGCGAAAATCTTTGAAGAGTTAAAGAAGATTAACCAGGTTCTCCGAGGGAACACACCTTTAGTGGAACCGGCTCTTCAAAATTCTGTTGATAAAAAATCCACTTTATTTGATGAAGTGGGGTCAAATGTTCATAACCCACCAGTATCTGATAAACTTCAATGA
- a CDS encoding DsbA family oxidoreductase — MRIEVWSDFVCPFCYIGKRRLESALQTFPQRDQVEVVFKSFELDPNAKESNGESMAELLAAKYNVSLEQAQGMCENMRQQAEGENLTYDFDQMIPTNSFDAHRLVHYATEHGKSNEMSERLFYAFFTESKNIGDHETLASLGVELGLDATDIKRMLRTEEFTKEVRSDEAMGSQLGIQGVPFFVFDGKYAVSGAQPVEMFKQAVQKAWGEGNQLEVVGGNAEACSADSCDLPK, encoded by the coding sequence ATGAGAATTGAAGTATGGTCTGACTTTGTATGTCCATTTTGCTATATAGGAAAAAGACGTCTTGAGAGTGCGCTTCAGACTTTCCCACAGCGTGATCAAGTAGAAGTCGTATTTAAAAGCTTTGAACTTGATCCGAATGCGAAAGAATCTAATGGAGAAAGCATGGCTGAGCTCTTAGCAGCGAAATATAATGTGAGTCTAGAACAAGCTCAGGGTATGTGTGAGAATATGAGGCAACAAGCTGAAGGAGAAAACCTTACGTATGATTTCGATCAAATGATTCCAACGAATTCATTTGATGCCCATCGTCTAGTTCACTATGCAACAGAGCATGGTAAAAGTAATGAGATGTCAGAACGTCTCTTTTATGCCTTCTTTACTGAATCCAAAAATATCGGTGATCATGAAACACTTGCGTCACTTGGTGTAGAGCTCGGGTTAGACGCTACGGATATAAAACGTATGCTTAGAACTGAAGAGTTTACGAAAGAAGTTCGCAGTGATGAAGCAATGGGAAGTCAGCTAGGCATCCAGGGCGTACCGTTCTTCGTATTTGACGGTAAATATGCCGTGTCAGGTGCACAGCCTGTCGAAATGTTTAAACAGGCCGTTCAAAAGGCCTGGGGAGAAGGGAATCAGCTTGAGGTCGTTGGTGGTAATGCAGAAGCGTGTTCTGCTGACTCTTGTGATCTTCCTAAATAA
- the yvfG gene encoding protein YvfG, which yields MEPFSTPFFEENFRQYIQKNRDVFSKLEAMNSYYRSVVSSMIYDNLNKNSEIVRRIRNLDSAYKTIKQENTD from the coding sequence ATGGAACCATTCTCTACACCATTTTTCGAAGAAAATTTTCGACAATACATACAAAAAAACCGAGATGTATTCTCAAAATTAGAGGCAATGAATAGCTACTATCGTTCCGTCGTTTCATCTATGATCTATGACAACCTTAACAAAAACTCTGAAATTGTTCGTCGCATTCGCAACCTTGATTCAGCTTACAAAACGATTAAGCAAGAAAATACAGACTGA
- a CDS encoding phenylalanine--tRNA ligase beta subunit-related protein encodes MTNITLAPSIKELYPNFKIGYAIYHNIVVEKSPQMVRGRFQFYQETMMMDLEQINLNSFPAVSEWRSIFKKFGTDPTRYRPSSEALLRRLKKGSTIPLVHSAADINNLLSLQYKIPIGIYDLDQIEGDITIDIGDNNTFYEGLNGREVSFHNKIHSSDQRGAFGSPIVDSKRTAVTENTTNAIQLFYLQPSLHLSECKKLVNASAEMFHQIHGGHVENEISI; translated from the coding sequence ATGACCAATATTACTCTCGCTCCATCTATTAAAGAGCTTTATCCTAATTTTAAAATTGGTTATGCTATTTATCATAATATCGTGGTTGAAAAGTCACCGCAAATGGTACGCGGTCGCTTTCAATTTTATCAAGAAACAATGATGATGGACCTTGAACAGATCAATCTCAATTCGTTTCCCGCCGTCTCAGAATGGCGATCCATTTTCAAAAAATTCGGCACGGATCCTACTCGATATCGTCCCTCTTCTGAAGCTCTCTTACGACGATTAAAAAAAGGAAGTACGATACCTCTCGTTCACTCTGCTGCTGACATCAACAACTTACTTTCTCTTCAATACAAAATTCCAATTGGAATCTATGATCTTGATCAAATCGAAGGAGATATTACGATCGATATTGGAGATAATAATACCTTCTATGAAGGTTTAAATGGTCGTGAGGTCTCTTTTCATAACAAAATCCATTCGTCCGACCAAAGAGGTGCGTTCGGAAGTCCGATTGTCGATTCTAAACGAACGGCTGTGACGGAAAATACAACAAACGCGATTCAGCTCTTTTATCTCCAACCGTCGCTACACCTATCAGAATGCAAAAAGCTTGTCAACGCTTCTGCTGAAATGTTTCATCAAATTCATGGTGGTCATGTCGAAAACGAAATTTCCATTTAA
- a CDS encoding ABC-ATPase domain-containing protein has translation MKELKKQLERIDGKGYKAYKDIKGRYHFNDFTLAIDYVQGDPFASPSRVRIIVPRAKTIIEREWFESSVRKVRTEDWIAREVGGAIRTTEKHAKGTGKSGLLFIDQPGQKVIERAAVNVTEEDITICLSIGLPAQGRRVLGRQALDLLLHRIPDVMKKSVFALNKDLIVKALFLADQQEAIRDYLTENGYVSFVANGAILPRESGVSDRPMQQKAIQFESPESMEVSLKIPHRPEPLRGMAVKEGITLIVGGGYHGKSTLLHAMEHGVYDHISGDGREYVLTNHHAMKIRSEDGRQVTGVDISPFINNLPYGKDTRSFTSENASGSTSQAANIIEALEAGADTLLIDEDTSATNFMIRDYRMQQLVEKEKEPITPFIDRVKQLSTERHISTVLVMGGSGDYFEVADQVILMENYRPYDVTNKAREIAQDSVRQKEGGETFGDASKRVPERSSLNSQKGKKSKVTARGLNQIQYGHTEVSFLQVEQLVDSSQTRFAADVLHFLERNHTLGDKSIPELLDFIEEKLNSEGLGSFSLFQDQHPGDIARIRRTEMAAILNRIRTLKIK, from the coding sequence ATGAAGGAACTAAAAAAACAGCTAGAACGTATTGATGGAAAAGGGTATAAGGCATACAAGGACATTAAAGGACGCTATCACTTTAATGATTTTACCCTTGCGATTGATTACGTTCAGGGAGATCCGTTTGCAAGCCCTTCTCGGGTAAGAATCATCGTTCCTCGCGCAAAAACAATTATAGAACGTGAATGGTTTGAATCGTCTGTGAGGAAAGTTCGAACGGAAGATTGGATTGCGCGAGAAGTAGGTGGGGCCATTAGAACGACAGAGAAGCATGCAAAAGGCACTGGGAAAAGTGGATTGCTCTTTATCGATCAACCTGGTCAAAAGGTCATTGAGAGAGCCGCAGTGAACGTCACAGAGGAAGACATAACAATCTGTTTATCAATTGGATTACCCGCTCAAGGTAGGAGAGTTCTTGGCAGACAGGCGCTTGACTTGCTTTTGCATCGTATTCCAGACGTTATGAAAAAATCTGTCTTTGCACTAAATAAAGATCTCATTGTTAAGGCTCTTTTTTTAGCCGATCAACAGGAGGCGATTCGTGACTACCTCACTGAAAATGGATATGTTAGCTTTGTAGCAAATGGAGCTATTTTGCCACGTGAGAGTGGGGTTAGCGATCGTCCTATGCAGCAAAAGGCCATCCAATTTGAATCGCCTGAAAGTATGGAAGTATCTCTTAAAATCCCACATCGCCCAGAACCTTTAAGAGGGATGGCGGTAAAAGAAGGGATTACTTTAATTGTTGGTGGTGGTTACCATGGGAAAAGTACCCTCTTGCATGCTATGGAGCATGGCGTCTATGATCATATTTCAGGAGATGGAAGAGAGTATGTGCTCACAAATCACCACGCAATGAAGATTCGCTCTGAAGATGGTCGTCAGGTAACTGGAGTTGATATATCGCCATTTATTAACAATCTTCCTTATGGCAAGGATACACGGTCTTTCACATCTGAAAATGCTAGTGGAAGTACGTCACAGGCAGCAAATATTATAGAAGCACTAGAAGCTGGTGCAGATACGCTTCTAATTGACGAAGATACGAGTGCGACAAACTTTATGATTCGAGATTATCGGATGCAACAGTTAGTTGAAAAAGAAAAAGAACCCATTACCCCATTTATTGATCGTGTAAAGCAATTGAGTACAGAACGACATATATCAACCGTACTTGTTATGGGTGGATCTGGGGATTACTTTGAGGTAGCTGACCAGGTCATTCTAATGGAAAATTATCGTCCATACGATGTAACCAATAAAGCTAGAGAAATCGCGCAAGACTCGGTCCGCCAAAAAGAAGGTGGAGAAACGTTTGGTGATGCAAGTAAGAGAGTACCTGAACGGAGTAGTTTGAACAGTCAAAAGGGAAAGAAATCGAAAGTGACTGCTCGAGGACTGAACCAAATTCAATATGGTCATACGGAAGTTTCCTTTCTTCAAGTAGAGCAACTTGTTGATTCCAGCCAAACAAGATTTGCTGCTGATGTTCTTCATTTCCTAGAAAGAAATCATACGTTAGGAGATAAGTCGATTCCTGAGCTGCTGGACTTCATTGAAGAAAAACTAAATAGTGAGGGACTAGGTTCCTTTTCGTTATTTCAAGATCAGCATCCAGGAGACATTGCTCGAATTAGAAGAACGGAAATGGCGGCGATATTAAATCGTATTCGAACGTTAAAAATAAAATAA
- the queG gene encoding tRNA epoxyqueuosine(34) reductase QueG — MTNAQLKADIVAYSKTIGIDKIGFAAADPFKTLKQRLERQQELGFQSGFEESDIEKRTKPELLLSGATTIVSIAIAYPSRMKDSPRSKKGERRGLFCRASWGVDYHHVLREKLSLLDAYIKSKVPEARTSSMVDTGELSDRAVAERAGIGFSGKNTMTITEEFGSWVYLGEMITDLNLEPDEPVEEGCGDCNICVDACPTGALIEGGQLNANKCIAFLTQTKGFLPDEYRSKLGNRLYGCDTCQLVCPKNKGKDFHHHPELEPDPEMVKPKLIPLLTMTNREFKEQFGKAAGSWRGKKPIQRNAILALAHYKDETAIDTLVEVMEKDPRPVIRGTSAWALGKIGGKKALYALMKEQMREKDKDVADEIAKGLSMLENKT; from the coding sequence ATGACAAACGCACAATTAAAAGCTGATATTGTAGCATACAGTAAAACAATCGGGATTGATAAAATAGGCTTCGCTGCAGCAGATCCGTTTAAAACACTCAAACAGCGGTTAGAACGTCAGCAGGAGCTTGGGTTTCAATCGGGATTCGAGGAATCTGATATCGAGAAGAGAACAAAACCTGAGCTTTTATTGAGCGGTGCAACGACGATTGTTTCGATTGCTATTGCTTATCCTTCGCGAATGAAGGATAGCCCAAGAAGTAAGAAAGGCGAACGACGAGGACTATTTTGTCGCGCTTCATGGGGCGTTGATTATCATCATGTGCTTAGAGAGAAACTCTCTCTCCTAGATGCATATATTAAATCGAAGGTTCCTGAAGCTAGAACGAGTTCAATGGTCGATACGGGCGAATTATCCGATCGAGCTGTAGCTGAAAGAGCCGGCATTGGTTTTAGCGGTAAAAATACAATGACCATAACAGAAGAATTTGGATCATGGGTCTACCTTGGTGAAATGATTACTGATCTGAATTTGGAACCTGACGAGCCTGTTGAGGAGGGATGTGGAGACTGTAATATTTGTGTAGATGCCTGTCCAACGGGTGCCTTGATTGAAGGTGGCCAGCTTAACGCGAATAAATGCATTGCTTTTCTTACGCAAACAAAGGGTTTTTTACCTGATGAATACCGCTCTAAATTAGGCAATCGTTTATATGGGTGTGATACGTGTCAGCTTGTTTGTCCTAAAAACAAAGGAAAAGATTTTCATCACCATCCTGAACTCGAACCTGATCCAGAAATGGTAAAACCAAAATTGATCCCACTCCTAACCATGACGAATCGTGAATTTAAAGAGCAATTTGGTAAAGCAGCGGGCTCATGGAGAGGGAAGAAGCCAATCCAGAGAAATGCGATTCTTGCTCTTGCTCATTACAAAGATGAAACAGCAATTGATACCCTTGTGGAAGTGATGGAAAAAGACCCTCGTCCGGTGATCCGCGGAACCTCAGCATGGGCACTTGGAAAAATCGGTGGTAAGAAGGCCCTTTATGCCCTTATGAAGGAGCAAATGAGAGAAAAAGATAAGGATGTGGCAGATGAGATCGCTAAGGGCCTGTCAATGCTTGAAAATAAGACTTAA
- a CDS encoding methylated-DNA--[protein]-cysteine S-methyltransferase produces MEKQVIYYGEFQSPIGPLTLFASSKGVSRLDFGCHEDVLPAAETWYKKHHVNADLVFNSDMIEPIVIQLEEYFSGKRRVFDLQLDPIGTIFQQKVWNSLSEIPYGETRSYRDVAVGISAPKAVRAIGSANNRNPIPIIVPCHRVIGSNGALVGYGGGVTKKEYLLSLEQHHAMHAMLP; encoded by the coding sequence ATGGAGAAACAAGTGATTTATTATGGGGAGTTTCAATCGCCGATTGGTCCATTAACGTTGTTTGCTAGTTCGAAAGGAGTTAGTAGGCTCGATTTTGGTTGCCATGAGGATGTGCTGCCTGCTGCTGAAACATGGTACAAGAAACATCATGTAAATGCGGACCTTGTTTTCAATTCTGATATGATTGAACCAATTGTCATACAATTGGAGGAATACTTCAGTGGAAAAAGAAGGGTTTTTGATCTCCAGCTTGATCCAATAGGAACTATTTTTCAGCAGAAAGTATGGAATAGCCTCTCGGAAATTCCATATGGTGAAACGCGTTCCTACAGAGATGTTGCCGTAGGTATTTCTGCCCCAAAAGCTGTTCGAGCAATTGGTTCAGCTAATAATCGAAACCCGATTCCCATTATTGTACCGTGTCACAGAGTGATTGGAAGCAATGGTGCTCTCGTTGGATACGGTGGTGGTGTCACGAAGAAAGAATATTTATTATCACTTGAACAACACCATGCCATGCATGCAATGTTGCCATAA
- a CDS encoding permease has protein sequence MNSFLSKSLIYVAGLFTLAFGVVLLINADVGIAPWDALYVALSDQIGFTVGSWVFIVGGILIFINGLIMMRKPNLAGFIPIILLGLFVDLLNLKILTFIDVNGIVPRWILFLVGLVIMGLGIAVYLFASLASIPNDELMLALTERTGWSIGVTKTITEAIAFVLAFLLGGPIGAGTFVEVLLLGFLVGWFDKLLKKINHSSPEAAAHS, from the coding sequence ATGAACAGCTTTTTGTCGAAAAGCCTTATTTACGTAGCAGGATTATTTACCCTTGCCTTTGGAGTAGTATTGTTAATCAATGCTGATGTTGGAATTGCTCCCTGGGATGCTCTTTATGTAGCTCTTTCTGATCAAATCGGATTTACAGTAGGATCATGGGTGTTTATCGTTGGAGGTATTTTGATTTTCATTAACGGTCTCATTATGATGAGAAAGCCTAATCTGGCTGGTTTTATCCCGATTATTTTACTAGGACTGTTTGTAGACTTATTGAATTTAAAAATACTAACCTTTATCGATGTAAATGGAATCGTTCCCAGATGGATTTTGTTTCTTGTTGGATTAGTCATTATGGGACTTGGGATAGCTGTGTATTTATTTGCTTCATTGGCATCTATTCCAAATGATGAATTAATGCTTGCACTTACTGAACGAACTGGATGGAGTATTGGTGTCACAAAGACGATAACGGAAGCTATTGCATTTGTTTTAGCTTTTCTTCTTGGTGGTCCTATTGGTGCAGGTACGTTCGTTGAAGTCCTCCTACTCGGTTTCCTTGTCGGCTGGTTTGATAAACTCCTTAAAAAAATAAATCATTCTTCACCTGAAGCAGCTGCCCATTCTTGA
- a CDS encoding amidase domain-containing protein, with the protein MGWGEELKSFWKDQATSLINGTELARLGIRPSTEEAAAARYLQQCQDRGAAVIRIKNKGILLSKKGFSKDQMYDYLLHQQFLIKQGEKLYQEERVEKRFAKMNEGDLVLDCSVEVEGEQPQTIESEGDDRVRMKGSYYDRLSALKYAERWWDDYNPAYHSFDVDCTNYISQCLHAGKAPMRGYPDRTKGWWMKGSNWSYSWTVAHALRWHISGSKTGLRAREVANPDDLIPGDIICYDFDGDGHWQHTTFVVDNDEKGYPLVNAHTTNSRMRYWAYEDSTAWTPEIKYKFFHIED; encoded by the coding sequence ATGGGGTGGGGAGAAGAGTTAAAATCTTTTTGGAAAGATCAGGCAACTAGTTTAATAAATGGTACAGAATTAGCTAGATTAGGAATTCGTCCATCAACAGAAGAAGCAGCAGCGGCCCGGTATCTGCAACAATGTCAGGATAGAGGAGCCGCTGTTATTCGAATAAAAAACAAAGGAATCCTTCTTAGCAAGAAAGGTTTTTCAAAAGATCAAATGTATGATTACCTTCTCCATCAACAGTTCTTGATTAAGCAAGGAGAGAAACTTTATCAAGAAGAACGAGTGGAAAAGAGATTCGCCAAGATGAATGAAGGTGATCTTGTTCTAGATTGTTCTGTGGAAGTTGAAGGAGAGCAGCCTCAAACAATAGAGAGTGAAGGGGACGATCGCGTTCGCATGAAAGGGTCATATTATGATCGATTATCTGCTCTTAAGTATGCAGAACGCTGGTGGGACGATTATAACCCGGCATATCACTCATTCGATGTTGATTGTACGAACTATATTTCACAATGTCTTCATGCGGGAAAGGCTCCAATGCGTGGTTATCCTGATCGCACAAAAGGATGGTGGATGAAAGGGAGTAACTGGAGCTATTCATGGACAGTGGCCCATGCTCTTCGCTGGCATATAAGTGGCTCGAAGACTGGTCTACGCGCACGTGAAGTAGCAAATCCTGATGATTTGATTCCAGGCGATATTATTTGCTATGACTTCGATGGAGATGGTCATTGGCAGCATACTACTTTCGTTGTTGATAATGACGAGAAGGGATATCCTCTCGTAAATGCTCATACGACAAATAGCAGAATGCGCTATTGGGCTTATGAAGATTCTACGGCGTGGACCCCTGAAATCAAGTATAAGTTTTTCCATATTGAAGATTAG
- the trmL gene encoding tRNA (uridine(34)/cytosine(34)/5-carboxymethylaminomethyluridine(34)-2'-O)-methyltransferase TrmL: MSLNIVLFQPEIPANTGNIARTCAATHTSLHLIRPLGFSTDDKMLKRAGLDYWQYADVHYYDSLDEFFEKNQDGEYYYITKYGTNTHTDFDYSDEDKNTYFVFGRETNGLPDELIENNKERCLRLPMTDHVRALNLSNTAAIMVYEALRQQNYPGMK, from the coding sequence ATGTCTTTAAATATCGTCCTTTTTCAGCCTGAAATACCGGCGAATACGGGGAATATAGCACGAACCTGTGCAGCTACTCATACAAGTTTACATTTAATTCGTCCATTGGGCTTTTCAACTGATGATAAGATGTTGAAACGTGCGGGATTGGATTACTGGCAATATGCTGATGTTCATTATTATGATTCTCTAGATGAGTTTTTTGAAAAAAATCAGGATGGGGAATATTACTATATAACTAAATATGGTACAAATACACATACTGATTTTGATTATTCTGATGAAGACAAGAATACGTATTTTGTTTTCGGAAGAGAAACAAACGGCTTGCCAGATGAATTGATTGAGAATAATAAAGAACGTTGTCTTCGTCTACCAATGACTGATCACGTTCGTGCTCTTAACCTTTCGAATACAGCTGCAATTATGGTTTATGAAGCATTGAGACAGCAAAATTACCCTGGAATGAAATAA
- a CDS encoding antibiotic biosynthesis monooxygenase gives MYVVMNELKVPDEAKDMMKQRFGKSAESMKNVEGCLEFMFLEQSAENGKLIVFTKWENEEAYQNWVHSDSFKNAHKEKRESKEKSPATGNELSEFTVVYHT, from the coding sequence ATGTATGTTGTTATGAATGAATTAAAGGTGCCAGATGAAGCTAAGGACATGATGAAACAACGTTTTGGTAAGAGCGCAGAGAGTATGAAGAATGTAGAAGGCTGTTTAGAATTTATGTTCCTGGAACAATCTGCTGAGAATGGAAAGTTAATTGTGTTCACGAAGTGGGAAAATGAAGAGGCTTATCAGAACTGGGTGCATTCCGATTCCTTCAAGAATGCTCATAAAGAAAAGCGTGAATCGAAAGAGAAATCACCCGCAACTGGTAATGAACTTAGTGAGTTTACTGTTGTCTATCATACGTAA
- a CDS encoding PrkA family serine protein kinase, with product MDILRKIQQHREDERRLKWEGTFSEYLDIIRERPEVAQSAHSRVYNMIKDAGIKEVDGTRNYSFFSEELYGLEEAIERLVEEYFHPAAKRLDVRKRILLLMGPVSGGKSTLVTVLKRGLEKYSHEDSGAVYAIKGCPMHEDPLHLIPHHLRDEFHEEYGIRIEGSLSPLNVMRLEQEYGGRIEDVMIERIFFNEDKRTGIGTFSPSDPKSQDIADLTGSIDFSTIAEFGSESDPRAYRFDGELNKANRGMMEFQEMLKCDEKFLWHLLSLTQEGNFKAGRFALISADELVVAHTNEAEYRSFISNKKNEALHSRIIVMPVPYNLKVSQEERIYEKMIRESDVADVHIAPHALRVAAIFSILTRLKDTNRQGVDLVKKMRLYDGEIVEGFNQVDVDELHKEHSDEGMSGIDPRYVINRISSTIIRKEVPSINALDVLRSLKDGLDQHASISKEDKERYMNFISIARKEYDEIAKKEVQKAFVYSYEESAKTLMDNYLDNVEAYCNKNKLRDPLTGEEMSPDDKLMRSIEEQIGISENAKKAFREEILIRISAYARKGKKFDYNSHERLREAIQKKLFADLKDVVKITTSSKTPNENQLKKINEVIARLIDEHGYNSISANELLRYVGSLLNR from the coding sequence ATGGATATCTTACGTAAAATCCAGCAGCATCGAGAAGATGAAAGGCGGCTGAAGTGGGAGGGAACCTTCAGCGAGTACTTAGACATTATCCGGGAACGACCTGAAGTAGCGCAGTCAGCTCATTCACGTGTTTATAATATGATAAAAGATGCAGGGATTAAAGAAGTTGATGGAACGCGGAATTATTCTTTTTTTTCTGAAGAACTGTATGGTCTAGAGGAAGCCATTGAACGTCTTGTCGAAGAATATTTTCATCCAGCTGCAAAACGGTTAGATGTGCGAAAACGAATTCTCTTATTAATGGGGCCTGTTAGTGGTGGTAAATCAACGCTAGTCACTGTATTAAAAAGAGGTTTGGAAAAATACTCTCATGAAGATTCAGGTGCCGTATATGCAATTAAAGGGTGTCCAATGCATGAAGATCCACTCCATTTGATTCCACATCATTTAAGAGATGAGTTCCATGAGGAATATGGAATCCGAATTGAAGGAAGCCTCTCTCCGCTTAACGTTATGCGTCTTGAGCAGGAGTATGGTGGTCGTATTGAAGATGTCATGATTGAACGCATTTTCTTTAACGAAGATAAGCGAACAGGTATTGGTACATTTAGTCCATCAGATCCAAAGTCGCAAGATATAGCAGACTTAACAGGTAGCATTGACTTTTCAACAATCGCTGAGTTTGGATCGGAGTCTGATCCAAGAGCATATCGATTTGATGGCGAGTTAAATAAAGCAAATCGCGGTATGATGGAGTTCCAGGAAATGTTGAAATGTGATGAGAAGTTTCTATGGCATTTGCTGTCACTGACACAGGAAGGGAATTTCAAGGCAGGGCGCTTTGCTTTAATTTCAGCGGATGAACTAGTCGTGGCCCATACGAATGAAGCGGAGTACCGTTCATTTATATCGAACAAAAAGAATGAAGCTCTTCACTCTCGTATTATTGTTATGCCTGTTCCATATAACTTAAAAGTTAGTCAGGAAGAACGTATTTACGAGAAAATGATTCGTGAAAGCGATGTGGCAGATGTTCATATTGCCCCACATGCTCTTAGAGTGGCTGCTATTTTCTCTATCTTGACGAGGTTAAAAGATACGAATCGTCAGGGAGTAGATCTTGTTAAGAAGATGCGACTCTATGATGGAGAAATCGTGGAAGGTTTTAATCAAGTAGATGTGGATGAACTTCATAAAGAGCATTCAGATGAAGGGATGAGCGGAATTGATCCACGGTATGTCATTAACCGGATTTCTTCCACGATTATACGAAAAGAAGTACCGTCCATTAATGCACTAGATGTATTACGTTCACTGAAGGATGGACTAGATCAACATGCTTCTATTTCGAAAGAAGACAAAGAGCGCTATATGAACTTTATCTCGATCGCACGGAAAGAATATGATGAAATTGCGAAGAAAGAAGTTCAGAAAGCTTTTGTATACTCCTATGAAGAAAGTGCGAAGACGTTAATGGATAACTACCTTGATAATGTAGAAGCATACTGTAATAAAAATAAATTGCGTGATCCACTGACTGGTGAAGAAATGAGTCCAGATGACAAGCTCATGCGTTCGATTGAAGAGCAGATCGGAATCTCTGAAAATGCGAAGAAAGCATTCCGTGAAGAGATCTTGATTCGAATCTCTGCTTACGCTAGGAAAGGTAAGAAATTTGATTACAATTCTCACGAGCGTTTAAGAGAAGCGATACAGAAGAAGTTATTTGCGGACTTAAAAGATGTCGTGAAAATTACAACTTCTTCTAAAACACCAAATGAGAACCAACTGAAAAAAATCAATGAGGTTATTGCTCGTCTTATCGATGAACATGGTTACAATTCGATTTCAGCCAACGAACTGCTCCGTTATGTTGGAAGTCTCCTAAACCGATAA
- the lepB gene encoding signal peptidase I — protein sequence MEKERNPLWEWIKAFSIAVVLAIVIREFLITNYVVHGESMMPTIQDGNRLIINKIGYEVSEPDRFDLVVFHANEEEDYIKRVIGLPGDTIEYKNDNLYVNGEKMSEPYLERYKDEIFNGNLTENFNLEDKTGKMKVPENSLFLMGDNRRHSYDSRHIGFVPMDQVVGEVNLRYWPLEKFDFTFEK from the coding sequence ATGGAGAAGGAACGCAATCCGCTTTGGGAGTGGATAAAGGCTTTTTCAATAGCTGTCGTCCTGGCGATTGTTATTCGAGAATTTCTCATCACGAATTATGTGGTACACGGCGAATCGATGATGCCAACGATCCAAGACGGGAATCGTTTAATAATTAATAAAATTGGCTATGAAGTATCTGAACCTGATCGGTTTGATCTTGTCGTATTTCATGCGAACGAAGAAGAAGATTATATTAAGAGAGTGATTGGTCTTCCGGGGGATACAATCGAATACAAAAATGATAATCTCTACGTAAACGGTGAAAAGATGAGCGAACCTTATCTTGAACGATACAAGGATGAGATATTTAACGGTAATTTAACGGAAAACTTCAATCTTGAAGATAAAACAGGCAAAATGAAAGTTCCAGAGAACTCTTTATTTTTAATGGGTGATAATCGTAGACATAGTTATGATAGTCGGCATATTGGTTTTGTACCAATGGATCAAGTAGTTGGAGAAGTAAACCTTCGTTATTGGCCACTTGAAAAGTTCGACTTCACGTTCGAAAAATGA